Part of the Arthrobacter globiformis genome is shown below.
GCTCGCACCTGCCGCCGATGGACGGCATGTACACGCCGGGCGGGCGGCTGCTGCCCGGGATCTTCGCCTTCCGCACCATCGATGACACCACGGGCATGGTGTCATACGCCCAACAGGACCACCACCACCGCGCCGTGGTGATCGGTGGCGGACTGCTGGGGCTGGAGGCCGCGCGCGGCCTCCAAAGCCACGGCATCGACGTCGAGGTGGTCCACTCCGGCGGGCATCTGATGAACGCACAGATGGGCCCCGACGGCGGTGCGGTCCTGCGCCGCAGTGTGGAGGCGCTCGGCATAAGGGTCCGCACGGGCAGCCGGACCACCGCCATCCTTGGCGGCGGCAAGGTGCGCGGTGTCCAATTGCGGAACGAGCCGGACATCGAATGCGACATGGTGGTAGTGGCGGCCGGAATCCGCCCCAATGTGGAGGTGGCCGTGACCAGCGGCCTGCCGGTGGAGCGGGCCATCGTGGTGGACGACCATATGCGTGTCCCGGACGAGGACGAGATCTACGCCGTCGGTGAGTGCGTCCAGCACCGCGGCGAAGTGTACGGTCTGGTGGCGCCGCTGTGGGAGCAAGCCGCTGTGCTGGCCGACCACGTCACCGGAGCAGATCCTTCCTCCGTCTACCTGGGATCCCGCACCGCCACGAAACTCAAGGTGGCCGGCGTCGACGTCGCATCCATGGGGCTGCAGGCCCCGGAACGGGACACCGACGAGCACGTGGTGTTTTCCGAGCCGAGCAGGGGCGTATTCAAGTCCATCGTGATCCGCGACAGCAAGATCGTGGGCGCAACGCTGCTCGGGGACAGCCGTAAAGTGGCCTACCTGACGCAGGCGTTCGATCGCGGGCTGCCGCTACCGGAGGAGCGGGTCTCGCTGCTGTTCGATCTCGGCGGACCGGGCGAGGAAGCCGGCGTGGCCGAGCTCGACGGCGATGCCCAGGTCTGCAACTGCAACGGCGTCAGCAAGCAGGCGATCGCGGACACCGTTAAGGGCGGCTGCACCACGCTGTCCGGCGTCATGGACGCCACTCGGGCCGGCAAGGGATGCGGCTCCTGCAAGCTGCTGGTCCGGCAGGTGGTGGAATGGGCCGCCGACGGCGCCGTGGAGGAGGATCCGGCAGCGGCCTACTACGTTCCCGGCGTGCCGCTGGAGAAGGTTGCGCTGATGACGGCGATCCGGGAGCAGGGCCTGCGGTCCGTGTCTGCCGTGTTCGCGGCGCTGGCTCCGGACGGTGCCGAGGACGCCAAATCGAAGATGGGGCTGGCATCACTGCTGAAGATGATGTGGGCCGGTGAATACATCGACGAGCGCGATGCGCGGTTCGTCAACGACCGTGTCCACGCCAACATCCAGCGCGACGGCACCTTCTCGGTGGTGCCGCAGATGAAGGGCGGGGTGACCTCCCCGGAGCAGCTCCGCCGTATCGCCGACGTCGCCGATAAATACAACATCCCCATGGTGAAACTGACGGGCGGCCAGCGGATCGACCTGCTTGGTGTTCCCAAGGAGGACCTGCCGAAAGTCTGGGCAGACCTGGACATGCCGTCCGGCTACGCGTACGGCAAGAGCTTCCGGACCGTCAAGACCTGCGTGGGGCAGGATTTCTGCCGCTTCGGCACGGGTGATTCAACGAAGCTGGGCATCGAGATCGAGTCGCGGTTCCAGGGCATCGAGTCACCGGCGAAACTTAAGCTTGCTGTGTCCGGCTGCCCGCGGAACTGCGCCGAATCGCTGGTCAAGGATGTGGGGGTGGTGGCGGTCGACGGCGGGCGCTGGGAAATCTACGTCGGCGGCGCCGCGGGTGCCCACATCCGGCAGGGGGACCTGCTGGCAACCGTGGACGATCCCGAGACCGTGAAGCTGCTGGCCGGACGGTTCATGCAGTACTACCGGGAACGCGCCAACTGGCTCGAACGCACGTATTCCTTCGTGCCGCGGGTAGGGATCGAGCACCTCCGTGCGGTCATCGTGGACGACGCCGAAGGGATAGCCGCCCGGCTCGACGAGGCAATGCAGCGGTCCGTCGACAGCTACGCCGACCCCTGGGCCGAGCGCAACGATCCCCTCACCCACGGCCAGTTCCGTACCTCACTCCCGCTCGAGGTCCTCCCCAAGGTGCCGGTCCGATGAGCGCCGGACTAACCGGCGACGGGCTGCACGTCCTCGGCCCCGTGGACCAGATCCCGGTGGGTGAGGGGCGCGCGTACGGCGTGGCCGGCGAACAGATCGCGGTGTTCCGCCTCCGGGACGGTTCCCTCCGCGCGGTGTCCGCCGTCTGCCCGCACCAGGGCGGCCCCATCGCCGACGGCACCATCGACCGGGCCGTGGTGATGTGCCCGCTGCACCAGCACGCGTTTGAGCTGGAGACAGGCTGCTCCACCTCCGGGGCCGGCTCGCTGCGCAGCTATCACGTGTTCGCGGACGGCGAGCAGAACATCGTCCTCCAACTCCTTTGACGGGCAATGGGAGCCGCGCCCTAGTTGCGTGGCGCGTTCTGTGGCAGGGTAGCCCCCATGGAATACGCTGCCGAACCGCGCGTTGACGCCTATATCTCGGCACTCCCCGAATGGCAGCAGGCCGTGTGCCGGGAGGTCCGCGAGCTAGTCCACGCCGCCGATCCGGAGGTGGCGGAAACCATCAAACGCACCCGCCAGCCCTACTTTGAACTCCAGGGCAACGTCTGTGCCCTCCTGGCCGCCAAGGACCACGTCAACGTTTTCCTCTACGACGGCGGGCTTACGCCGGATCCGGAGCACCTCATCACGGGCGGGCATGAAAACAAGACCGGCCGCACCGTGGCCTTCTACGAAGGCGAGGCCATCAACGGCCCGGCCCTGACGGAGATGTTCAGGTCCATCATCGCCAACAACCGGGCTGGCGGATGGCGCCGAATTAAGAACGGACAGAAACCATGACCGCCCGTCACCCTGCCCCCGAAGGGCACGTCGGCCCTGAAGACCCCGATGCCGCAGCGCACCATTGGGACGAAATGTACCGGAGCCGGCCACGAGTGTGGAGCGGCCGGCCCAACCCGCAACTGGTGGCCGAAGCGGCCGGGCTGGAGCCCGGCACTGCCCTGGACCTTGGCTGCGGTGAGGGTGCCGATGCCCTCTGGCTCGCGGAGCAGGGCTGGACGGTGACCGCGGTGGACGTCTCCGCCGTCGCACTGGAACGCGCCTCCCAGCATGCGGCGGCCTCCGCCGCCGGACAACGCATCACGTGGCTGCAGCGCGACCTTGGGGCGTGGGCGCCCGAGGAGCAGTTCGATCTTGTGTCCGCGCAGTTCCTGCACTCCACCGAGGCGCCATGGCAGCGGCCGCACCAGGTGGCTGCGGATGCGGTGCGGCCGGGCGGAATTTTGCTGATCGTCGGCCACCATCCCGACGGCCTGCCGCCCTGGCGGAGTGCTTCGAATGGGGACAGCCAAGACCAGGGCAGCCACGCTGAGGAGCACAGCCACTCGCACGGGGGCGACGGCCACGGGGGTTCGGAGATGTTCTTCACGGCGGAACAGGCCGCGGCCGAGCTCGGCATCGCGCCGCCCGGCTGGCGACTGGATGTTGCGGCCAGCCGGGAGCGGGAGGCCACGGGCCCGGACGGCCAGTCAGCCGTCCTCGCCGACGCCGTTCTGCGCGCCACCCGCCTGCAGCCGCCACCCACCTAGTCCCGAGTTTTTGTACAGTTATCGTCCTCTAACCACCCATTGACCCTCGATATCTGTACAAAAACTCGCCGCGGGGACCAGGACGGACGCCCATCGAGAGGAGCGCAGGGATGGCCGAGTTGGTCGCCGAGATGACAATGTCCCTGGACGGCTTTATCGCCCTCCCCGACGACTCCGTCAACGGCCTATTCGACTGGTACGGCAACGGCCCGGTGGAAGTTCCCACGGCCAGGCCGGACATGACCTGGCACGTGACTGAAGCCAGCGCCATGCACCTGCGGCGCACCATGTCCACAGCCGGCGCCATGCTGGTGGGCCGCCGGATCTTCGACCTGAC
Proteins encoded:
- the nirB gene encoding nitrite reductase large subunit NirB translates to MTALASRSARSTPGDTRRRLVVIGNGMAGARAVEEILARGGAVQHRITMFGDEPYGNYNRIMLSHVLSGEEDTGNIFLNSLAWYRENDITLHSGVRVERIDRFAKLVFSDDGRATPYDVLIIATGSRSHLPPMDGMYTPGGRLLPGIFAFRTIDDTTGMVSYAQQDHHHRAVVIGGGLLGLEAARGLQSHGIDVEVVHSGGHLMNAQMGPDGGAVLRRSVEALGIRVRTGSRTTAILGGGKVRGVQLRNEPDIECDMVVVAAGIRPNVEVAVTSGLPVERAIVVDDHMRVPDEDEIYAVGECVQHRGEVYGLVAPLWEQAAVLADHVTGADPSSVYLGSRTATKLKVAGVDVASMGLQAPERDTDEHVVFSEPSRGVFKSIVIRDSKIVGATLLGDSRKVAYLTQAFDRGLPLPEERVSLLFDLGGPGEEAGVAELDGDAQVCNCNGVSKQAIADTVKGGCTTLSGVMDATRAGKGCGSCKLLVRQVVEWAADGAVEEDPAAAYYVPGVPLEKVALMTAIREQGLRSVSAVFAALAPDGAEDAKSKMGLASLLKMMWAGEYIDERDARFVNDRVHANIQRDGTFSVVPQMKGGVTSPEQLRRIADVADKYNIPMVKLTGGQRIDLLGVPKEDLPKVWADLDMPSGYAYGKSFRTVKTCVGQDFCRFGTGDSTKLGIEIESRFQGIESPAKLKLAVSGCPRNCAESLVKDVGVVAVDGGRWEIYVGGAAGAHIRQGDLLATVDDPETVKLLAGRFMQYYRERANWLERTYSFVPRVGIEHLRAVIVDDAEGIAARLDEAMQRSVDSYADPWAERNDPLTHGQFRTSLPLEVLPKVPVR
- a CDS encoding Rieske (2Fe-2S) protein, which encodes MSAGLTGDGLHVLGPVDQIPVGEGRAYGVAGEQIAVFRLRDGSLRAVSAVCPHQGGPIADGTIDRAVVMCPLHQHAFELETGCSTSGAGSLRSYHVFADGEQNIVLQLL
- a CDS encoding DUF1801 domain-containing protein; the protein is MEYAAEPRVDAYISALPEWQQAVCREVRELVHAADPEVAETIKRTRQPYFELQGNVCALLAAKDHVNVFLYDGGLTPDPEHLITGGHENKTGRTVAFYEGEAINGPALTEMFRSIIANNRAGGWRRIKNGQKP
- a CDS encoding SAM-dependent methyltransferase, whose amino-acid sequence is MTARHPAPEGHVGPEDPDAAAHHWDEMYRSRPRVWSGRPNPQLVAEAAGLEPGTALDLGCGEGADALWLAEQGWTVTAVDVSAVALERASQHAAASAAGQRITWLQRDLGAWAPEEQFDLVSAQFLHSTEAPWQRPHQVAADAVRPGGILLIVGHHPDGLPPWRSASNGDSQDQGSHAEEHSHSHGGDGHGGSEMFFTAEQAAAELGIAPPGWRLDVAASREREATGPDGQSAVLADAVLRATRLQPPPT